One window of the Thermodesulfomicrobium sp. WS genome contains the following:
- a CDS encoding serine/threonine protein kinase — MRAHQLVAQYYPDFPRRRVGRVVTDTTDFMGIGYGDIMALGDLHYLVLGDEKERSFGIEDPKYWVKRCLELETGVRKIVKLVFYESFPVSIGELSIQCFRSPRKEARVLNLVHGDSRFMQGRTVLDSAGNEVRILDIVRGELFAHRVHRNPLDHRRYLFEVLPDLLERFMGACAAIAMLHQHGENHGDIRRDHLWVESETGGLVWIDFDYTYEFHENPFGLDIFGLGNILLYLCGKGFVTRLAMTEDEFSGDRNAVLHPEDFSILFRHRLCNLRKVYPYIPKELNDVLLHFAVQSEIFYFHVSEFLEDLQRGLWALRQGDWS; from the coding sequence ATGCGCGCACATCAGCTCGTGGCCCAGTACTATCCGGATTTTCCCCGCCGCCGTGTGGGGCGTGTGGTCACCGACACCACGGATTTCATGGGTATTGGTTATGGGGACATCATGGCCCTTGGAGACCTGCATTATCTCGTTCTTGGGGATGAAAAAGAACGGAGTTTCGGGATTGAGGATCCTAAATATTGGGTCAAGCGCTGTCTCGAGCTGGAAACAGGTGTGCGAAAAATCGTCAAATTGGTCTTTTATGAGAGTTTTCCTGTCTCCATAGGAGAGCTTTCCATTCAGTGTTTTCGCAGTCCGCGCAAAGAGGCGCGAGTATTGAATCTGGTTCATGGAGATTCCCGTTTCATGCAGGGCCGGACCGTGCTCGATAGTGCAGGCAACGAGGTGCGCATTCTCGACATTGTGCGCGGAGAGCTCTTTGCGCACCGGGTGCACCGGAACCCTTTGGATCACCGGCGCTATCTCTTTGAGGTCCTTCCAGATCTTCTCGAACGCTTCATGGGGGCGTGTGCGGCCATTGCGATGCTCCACCAGCATGGGGAAAACCATGGCGATATCCGCCGGGATCATCTGTGGGTGGAGAGCGAAACCGGAGGGCTGGTATGGATCGATTTCGACTACACCTACGAGTTCCATGAAAATCCCTTTGGCCTCGATATCTTTGGATTAGGCAATATCCTTCTCTATCTGTGCGGCAAAGGTTTTGTCACCCGTCTTGCCATGACGGAAGACGAGTTTTCCGGAGATCGGAATGCCGTGCTGCATCCTGAAGACTTTTCCATATTATTTCGGCATCGACTTTGTAATCTTCGTAAGGTGTATCCGTATATTCCCAAGGAGCTCAACGATGTCCTCCTGCATTTTGCAGTTCAGTCAGAGATTTTTTATTTTCATGTATCGGAATTTCTTGAGGATTTGCAGCGTGGACTTTGGGCGTTGCGCCAAGGAGACTGGTCATGA
- a CDS encoding universal stress protein — protein MNDPKRVVVAVDGSDNAWRAVEYVAAMLGGVPGVQVCVLLVERLPSRDLFASQVAWEATCQVYRERARAFVDRCRQRLEAANLAVETVVINSCVAVENEAGAVCSLGTSIARDIIAFQEQGQYGTVVVGRRGVSRAEEFLFGSVTTKVTHLARNCAVWVVQ, from the coding sequence ATGAATGATCCCAAGCGCGTGGTGGTGGCGGTGGACGGATCGGACAATGCCTGGCGGGCGGTGGAATACGTGGCCGCGATGTTGGGCGGTGTGCCTGGGGTGCAGGTCTGCGTGCTGTTGGTGGAGCGCCTGCCGAGCCGGGATCTTTTTGCCTCGCAAGTCGCTTGGGAGGCGACCTGTCAGGTCTATCGGGAGCGGGCGAGGGCGTTTGTGGATCGCTGCCGCCAGCGATTGGAGGCGGCCAACCTGGCGGTGGAGACGGTGGTCATCAATTCCTGCGTGGCCGTGGAAAATGAGGCGGGGGCGGTCTGCAGCTTGGGCACCTCCATCGCCCGGGATATCATCGCCTTCCAAGAGCAGGGGCAATACGGCACCGTGGTCGTTGGCCGTCGCGGGGTCTCGCGTGCAGAGGAATTCCTCTTTGGCAGTGTGACCACCAAGGTCACCCACTTGGCCCGCAACTGCGCCGTGTGGGTGGTGCAGTGA